The proteins below are encoded in one region of Engraulis encrasicolus isolate BLACKSEA-1 chromosome 1, IST_EnEncr_1.0, whole genome shotgun sequence:
- the ints15 gene encoding integrator complex subunit 15: MSDIRLSLLRRDALSAAKEVLYHLDISLGSALQTTGGALASSPAAAAAATPIDKNTIELVEEFIYNAPKDRNTQPKRLSCLQELQLLEIMCSYFQEQSREAVRHLIFTALFGLQGNALDDGRLAMLAKLVSMAIALGRTPILDCTATWLQRSHAMCCVRVVRVLVDDYCKVVPGSSSTLKQVFTASPAFCCQFITAVTALYDLSSEDLTPPLTLLEMVVDWVTDDPRLLLLTFLNTPLPAASLSPRGCLELTPLLGLLRWSVKAPLANQRSRKQALANGHAELEKEAGQWQEAEELYSKLHLNVLQVFLMLQVHLTEKNLIGQFSVLQWEQVVGLVEEVGRLGEGLNPLHAANQISLALDRLAQALQVAMATGALLCAREELRPLCSRLPHNNLMQLVMSGPFQPPIYPHLHAPRPLHTHTHAALSPHPHTHALPHTHALPHPHTHALSPHSTHPALQTHAHTHTVISPHTFHPAMGFPYRPIR; the protein is encoded by the exons ATGTCTGATATCCGCTTGTCCCTGTTGCGGCGTGATGCCCTGAGCGCTGCTAAGGAGGTGCTGTATCATCTGGACATCTCCCTGGGCAGTGCCCTCCAGACCACAGGGGGCGCTCTCGCCTCCTcccctgctgcggctgctgctgctacgcCCATAGACAAGAACACCATAGAGCTAGTGGAGGAGTTTATATACAATGCACctaaagacagaaacacacagcccAAG aggCTCTCGTGTCTTCAGGAGCTCCAGCTGCTGGAGATCATGTGCAGCTACTTCCAGGAGCAGTCTCGCGAGGCCGTACGCCACCTCATCTTCACCGCCCTCTTCGGTCTCCAGGGAAACGCCCTCGACGACGGTCGCCTGGCGATGCTGGCCAAGCTGGTATCCATGGCCATCGCTCTGGGACGCACGCCCATACTAGACTGCACCGCGACCTGGCTACAG CGTTCACATGcgatgtgttgtgtgcgtgtggtgcgtgtCTTGGTGGATGACTACTGTAAAGTGGTTCCCGGGTCGTCCTCCACCCTGAAGCAAGTGTTCACCGCCAGCCCAGCGTTCTGCTGCCAGTTCATCACGGCTGTCACCGCACTCTACGATCTGTCTTCAG AGGACTTGACCCCGCCCCTCACCCTGCTGGAGATGGTTGTTGATTGGGTAACGGACGACCCcaggctcctcctcctcaccttcttgAACACGCCTCTCCCGGCGGCCAGCCTATCACCGCGCGGCTGCCTGGAGCTCACCCCCTTATTGGGCTTGCTGCGCTGGTCCGTCAAGGCCCcgctggccaaccagaggagccgaAAGCAG GCGCTAGCCAATGGCCACGCAGAGTTGGAGAAGGAGGCGGGACAATGGCAGGAGGCCGAGGAGCTCTACTCTAAACTGCACCTCAATGTCCTGCAGGTGTTTCTTATGTtacag GTGCACCTGACAGAGAAGAACCTGATTGGTCAGTTCTCTGTGCTGCAGTGGGAgcag GTGGTGGGCCTGGTGGAAGAGGTGGGTCGTCTGGGGGAGGGGCTTAACCCTCTCCACGCCGCCAATCAGATCAGTCTGGCGCTGGATAGGCTGGCTCAGGCCTTGCAAGTAGCCATGGCTACCGGGGCGCTGCTCTGTGcacgag AGGAGCTCCGGCCACTGTGCTCCAGACTGCCACACAACAA cctgaTGCAGCTGGTGATGTCTGGTCCCTTCCAGCCCCCGATCTACCCCCACCTCCACGCCCCccgccccctacacacacacacacacgccgcgctCTCCcctcacccacatacacacgcgctcccgcacacacacgcactcccacacccgcacacacacgccctgtcgccacacagcacacaccccgcgcttcagacgcacgcacacacacacaccgtcatctCCCCACACACCTTCCACCCGGCTATGGGGTTCCCATACAGGCCCAtacgctga